A genome region from Arthrobacter agilis includes the following:
- a CDS encoding GuaB1 family IMP dehydrogenase-related protein, which yields MRFITPPTTDLTYSDVFLVPSASEVISRFDVDLSSDDGTGTTIPLVVANMTAVTGRRMVETMARRGGIGVLPQDVPVEVIAEVTSWVKDRHPVFETPLKLQPGNTVIDALHLMHKRAHGAVLVVDDGGACVGVVNAADCEEVDRFASLESVMRAAPAPFEAALFDDEPAAALQKAFEDLDGARIALAPVVRDGVLQGVITRTGALRSTIYDPALDAAGRLRVAAAVGINGDVEAKAGALLDAGVDVLVVDTAHGHQRKMLDALAVVRGLDPKVPIVAGNVVSADGVRDLVAAGASIVKVGVGPGAMCTTRMMTAVGRPQFSAVHECAQAAAELGAHVWADGGVRYPRDVALALAAGASQVMIGSWFAGTYESPGDLQTDSNGRRYKESFGMASARAVQNRTRRDDVFARARKGLFEEGISTSKMYLDPARPGVEDLLDLITAGVRSSMTYAGAASLAEFRERAVVGVQSAAGYEEGRPLQQSW from the coding sequence GTGCGCTTCATCACCCCGCCCACCACCGACCTCACCTACTCGGACGTCTTCCTCGTCCCGAGTGCCTCCGAGGTCATCTCACGCTTCGACGTGGATCTCTCCTCCGACGACGGGACGGGCACCACGATCCCGCTGGTCGTGGCGAACATGACGGCGGTCACCGGCCGGCGCATGGTCGAGACCATGGCCCGGCGCGGGGGCATCGGCGTGCTGCCGCAGGACGTGCCGGTCGAGGTGATCGCCGAGGTCACCTCCTGGGTCAAGGACCGCCATCCCGTCTTCGAGACGCCGCTCAAGCTCCAGCCGGGCAACACCGTCATCGACGCCCTCCACCTCATGCACAAGCGCGCCCACGGTGCGGTCCTCGTCGTCGACGACGGCGGCGCCTGCGTGGGCGTGGTGAACGCGGCCGACTGCGAGGAGGTGGACCGCTTCGCCTCGCTCGAGTCCGTGATGCGTGCCGCTCCGGCACCGTTCGAGGCTGCGCTCTTCGACGACGAGCCCGCCGCCGCGCTGCAGAAGGCCTTCGAGGACCTCGACGGCGCGCGCATCGCCCTGGCGCCCGTGGTGCGCGACGGCGTGCTGCAGGGCGTCATCACCCGCACCGGGGCACTGCGCTCCACGATCTACGACCCCGCGCTCGACGCCGCCGGCAGGCTCCGTGTCGCCGCGGCGGTCGGCATCAACGGCGACGTCGAGGCGAAGGCCGGGGCCCTGCTGGACGCCGGCGTCGACGTGCTCGTCGTCGACACCGCGCACGGCCACCAGCGGAAGATGCTGGACGCCCTCGCGGTCGTCCGCGGCCTCGACCCGAAGGTCCCGATCGTCGCCGGCAACGTCGTCAGCGCCGACGGCGTCCGCGACCTGGTGGCCGCGGGTGCGTCCATCGTCAAGGTCGGCGTGGGTCCCGGCGCCATGTGCACCACGCGCATGATGACCGCCGTCGGACGCCCGCAGTTCTCCGCCGTGCACGAGTGTGCGCAGGCCGCCGCCGAGCTCGGCGCCCATGTGTGGGCCGACGGCGGCGTCCGCTACCCGCGCGACGTGGCACTGGCCCTCGCCGCCGGAGCGAGCCAGGTCATGATCGGCTCCTGGTTCGCCGGTACCTACGAGAGCCCGGGCGACCTGCAGACCGACAGCAACGGCCGCCGCTACAAGGAGAGCTTCGGCATGGCGTCGGCACGCGCCGTGCAGAACCGCACGCGGCGCGACGACGTCTTCGCCCGCGCGCGGAAGGGCCTGTTCGAGGAGGGCATCTCCACCTCGAAGATGTACCTCGACCCGGCACGCCCGGGCGTCGAGGACCTCCTCGACCTGATCACCGCCGGGGTCCGCAGCTCGATGACGTACGCGGGCGCGGCATCGCTGGCCGAGTTCCGCGAGCGCGCGGTGGTGGGCGTGCAGTCCGCGGCCGGGTACGAGGAGGGACGGCCGCTCCAGCAGAGCTGGTAG
- a CDS encoding multifunctional oxoglutarate decarboxylase/oxoglutarate dehydrogenase thiamine pyrophosphate-binding subunit/dihydrolipoyllysine-residue succinyltransferase subunit produces MPEQTSHRLPEEFGGNEWLVDELYEQFQKDRHSVDRKWWDLFDSFDAESTPPQNGRAADKPVNPASAPAATTPEARPSNGNTPPAPAAAHPPTKELPVVQAEAPAPKASGESPASTQQSGKPPVAKEPAKKPETSREDKPAAKPIPAQLPASDRSAEMEENRVSVLRGPAKAISTNMEASLSVPTATSVRAIPAKLLIDNRLVINSNLARARGGKVSFTHLIGYAIIRALAQFPSQNVYYDVVDGKPSAIQPAHVNFGLAIDMPKPDGTRSLVVPNIKKAETMNFSEFWHAYEDLVKKARAGKLGADDYAGTTVSLTNPGGIGTVHSVPRLSKGQACIIGAGALEYPAEFQGSSEKTLAKHAISKTITLTSTYDHRVIQGAGSGEFLRIIHQLLLGEQGFYDEIFESLRIPYEPVRWSADIQVDPVDQINKVARIQQLIHAYRVRGHLMADTNPLEYVQRKHADLDIRTHGLTLWDLDREWPTGGFGGQPMLKFRDMLGVLRDAYCRTTGIEYMHLQDPAERQWFQDELEHPYSKPSREEQLRILHKLNSAEAFETFLQTKFVGQKRFSLEGGESLIPLLDAVISGAADDGLDEVAIGMAHRGRLNVLTNIAGKTYAQVFREFEGTQDPRSVQGSGDVKYHLGTEGTFTSDAGNETRVYLAANPSHLEAVDPVLEGIVRAKQDLLDQGDTFPVLPILIHGDAAFAGQGVVAETLNLSQLRGYRTGGTIHVIVNNQVGFTTSPTSSRSSVYSTDVAKMVQAPVFHVNGDDPEAVVRVAQMAYQFRQRFNKDVVIDMVCYRRRGHNEGDDPSMTQPMMYNLIEAKRSVRKLYTEALIGRGDITQEEAEQALRDYQERLERVFAETHAAQTSPIPVITRDPQAKSDLERPYAQQADGGESEAPQTAISTETLARIGAAHTAIPEGFTVHPKLKALLDKREQMSREGGIDWGFGEIAAFGSLLMEGVPVRLAGQDSRRGTFVQRHAVFHDRATGHEWLPLDDLGPDQAKFWVYDSLLSEYAAMGFEYGYSVERPDALVIWEAQFGDFVNGAQIVIDEFISSAEQKWGQRSSLVLMLPHGYEGQGPDHSSARIERFLQMCAEENMVVANPSSAASHFHLLRRHAYHRPRKPLVIFTPKQLLRLKAAASSVEDFTQGTFRPVIPDTLQTPGNDVERVILVSGRLYYDLLASRQKLDDGRTAIVRVEQLYPLPVDEIRDALATYPNAEIVWAQDEPANQGPWPFIGLNLPQELDRSVRLASRPASASTATGSAKNHAVEQELLIKRAFGRQ; encoded by the coding sequence GTGCCAGAACAAACCAGCCACCGCCTGCCTGAAGAATTCGGCGGGAACGAGTGGCTCGTTGATGAACTCTACGAGCAGTTCCAGAAGGACCGACACTCGGTCGACAGGAAGTGGTGGGACCTCTTCGATTCGTTCGATGCGGAGAGCACGCCGCCGCAGAACGGCCGCGCGGCCGACAAGCCCGTGAACCCCGCATCGGCCCCTGCCGCGACCACCCCGGAGGCCCGTCCCTCGAACGGGAACACTCCCCCGGCACCCGCGGCCGCCCACCCGCCCACCAAGGAACTGCCGGTGGTGCAGGCCGAGGCCCCCGCGCCCAAGGCGTCGGGTGAGAGCCCGGCGAGCACGCAGCAGAGCGGGAAGCCCCCCGTGGCGAAGGAACCGGCGAAGAAGCCGGAGACGTCCCGCGAGGACAAGCCCGCCGCGAAGCCCATCCCGGCGCAGCTGCCCGCCTCGGACCGCAGCGCCGAGATGGAGGAGAACAGGGTCAGCGTGCTGCGCGGCCCGGCCAAGGCCATCTCCACCAACATGGAGGCCAGCCTCAGCGTCCCCACCGCGACCAGCGTCCGGGCCATCCCGGCCAAGCTGCTCATCGACAACCGCCTGGTCATCAACAGCAACCTGGCCCGTGCGCGCGGCGGCAAGGTCTCCTTCACGCACCTCATCGGCTACGCGATCATCCGGGCCCTCGCCCAGTTCCCGTCGCAGAACGTCTACTACGACGTCGTCGACGGCAAGCCGTCCGCGATCCAGCCGGCGCACGTGAACTTCGGCCTCGCGATCGACATGCCGAAGCCCGACGGCACGCGCTCGCTCGTGGTGCCGAACATCAAGAAGGCCGAGACCATGAACTTCTCGGAGTTCTGGCACGCCTACGAGGACCTCGTGAAGAAGGCGCGCGCCGGCAAGCTCGGCGCCGACGACTACGCCGGCACCACGGTGTCCCTCACCAACCCGGGCGGTATCGGCACGGTCCACTCCGTGCCCCGCCTGTCCAAGGGCCAGGCGTGCATCATCGGCGCCGGCGCCCTCGAGTACCCGGCGGAGTTCCAGGGCTCGAGCGAGAAGACCCTCGCCAAGCACGCCATCAGCAAGACCATCACCCTGACCTCCACCTACGACCACCGCGTCATCCAGGGTGCGGGCAGCGGCGAGTTCCTGCGGATCATCCACCAGCTGCTGCTGGGCGAGCAGGGTTTCTACGACGAGATCTTCGAGTCGCTGCGGATCCCCTACGAGCCCGTGCGCTGGAGCGCCGACATCCAGGTGGACCCGGTGGACCAGATCAACAAGGTCGCCAGGATCCAGCAGCTCATCCACGCCTACCGCGTGCGCGGCCACCTGATGGCCGACACGAACCCGCTCGAGTACGTCCAGCGCAAGCACGCCGACCTCGACATCCGCACGCACGGCCTCACCCTCTGGGACCTCGACCGCGAGTGGCCCACGGGCGGTTTCGGCGGGCAGCCGATGCTCAAGTTCCGCGACATGCTCGGTGTCCTGCGTGACGCCTACTGCCGCACGACGGGCATCGAGTACATGCACCTCCAGGATCCCGCCGAGCGGCAGTGGTTCCAGGACGAGCTGGAGCACCCCTACTCCAAGCCGAGCCGTGAGGAGCAGCTGCGCATCCTGCACAAGCTGAACTCCGCCGAGGCCTTCGAGACGTTCCTGCAGACGAAGTTCGTCGGCCAGAAGCGTTTCTCCCTCGAGGGCGGCGAGTCCCTGATCCCGCTGCTCGACGCCGTGATCTCCGGTGCGGCCGACGACGGGCTGGACGAGGTCGCGATCGGCATGGCCCACCGCGGCCGCCTGAACGTGCTCACGAACATCGCCGGGAAGACCTACGCCCAGGTGTTCCGCGAGTTCGAGGGCACCCAGGATCCGCGCTCCGTGCAGGGGTCCGGTGACGTGAAGTACCACCTCGGCACCGAGGGCACCTTCACCTCCGACGCCGGCAACGAGACCCGCGTGTACCTCGCGGCGAACCCCTCCCACCTCGAGGCCGTCGACCCCGTGCTCGAGGGCATCGTGCGCGCCAAGCAGGATCTCCTGGACCAGGGCGACACGTTCCCCGTGCTGCCGATCCTCATCCACGGCGACGCGGCGTTCGCGGGCCAGGGCGTGGTGGCGGAGACCCTGAACCTCTCGCAGCTGCGTGGCTACCGGACCGGCGGAACCATCCACGTCATCGTCAACAACCAGGTCGGCTTCACCACGAGCCCCACCTCGTCGCGCTCCTCGGTGTACTCCACCGACGTCGCGAAGATGGTCCAGGCCCCGGTGTTCCACGTGAACGGCGACGATCCCGAAGCCGTGGTCCGCGTGGCCCAGATGGCGTACCAGTTCCGGCAGCGGTTCAACAAGGACGTCGTCATCGACATGGTCTGCTACCGCCGCCGCGGCCACAACGAGGGCGACGACCCCTCGATGACCCAGCCCATGATGTACAACCTGATCGAGGCGAAGCGCTCGGTCCGGAAGCTCTACACCGAGGCCCTCATCGGCCGCGGGGACATCACGCAGGAAGAAGCCGAGCAGGCCCTGCGCGACTACCAGGAGCGCCTCGAGCGGGTCTTCGCGGAGACGCACGCGGCGCAGACCTCGCCGATCCCCGTGATCACCCGGGACCCCCAGGCGAAGTCCGATCTCGAGCGCCCCTACGCCCAGCAGGCGGACGGCGGCGAGAGCGAGGCCCCGCAGACGGCGATCAGCACGGAGACCCTCGCGCGGATCGGTGCGGCGCACACCGCCATCCCCGAAGGCTTCACGGTGCACCCGAAGCTCAAGGCCCTACTCGACAAGCGCGAGCAGATGTCCCGCGAGGGCGGCATCGACTGGGGCTTCGGCGAGATCGCCGCGTTCGGGTCCCTCCTCATGGAGGGCGTGCCCGTGCGGCTCGCCGGCCAGGACTCGCGCCGCGGGACCTTCGTGCAGCGCCACGCGGTGTTCCACGACCGGGCCACCGGCCACGAGTGGCTGCCGCTCGACGATCTCGGCCCGGACCAGGCCAAGTTCTGGGTCTACGACTCCCTGCTCAGCGAATACGCCGCCATGGGCTTCGAGTACGGCTACTCCGTGGAACGCCCGGACGCACTCGTGATCTGGGAGGCGCAGTTCGGTGACTTCGTCAACGGCGCGCAGATCGTCATCGACGAGTTCATCAGTTCCGCCGAGCAGAAGTGGGGGCAGCGCTCGTCCCTCGTGCTGATGCTGCCGCACGGCTACGAGGGCCAGGGCCCCGACCACTCCTCCGCCCGGATCGAGCGCTTCCTGCAGATGTGCGCCGAGGAGAACATGGTGGTGGCTAACCCCAGCTCGGCCGCGTCCCACTTCCACCTGCTGCGCCGGCACGCCTACCACCGTCCGCGGAAGCCGCTGGTGATCTTCACCCCGAAGCAGCTGCTGCGCCTGAAGGCCGCGGCGAGCTCGGTGGAGGACTTCACGCAGGGCACCTTCCGTCCCGTCATCCCGGACACGCTTCAGACGCCGGGCAACGACGTCGAGCGCGTGATCCTCGTCTCGGGCCGGCTGTACTACGATCTCCTGGCCTCGCGGCAAAAGCTCGACGACGGCAGGACGGCCATCGTGCGCGTGGAGCAGCTCTACCCGCTCCCCGTGGACGAGATCCGCGACGCCCTGGCCACCTACCCGAACGCGGAGATCGTGTGGGCGCAGGACGAGCCGGCGAACCAGGGGCCCTGGCCGTTCATCGGTCTCAACCTGCCGCAGGAGCTTGATCGGAGCGTGCGGCTGGCCTCGCGGCCCGCCTCGGCGTCGACCGCGACCGGATCCGCGAAGAACCACGCGGTGGAGCAGGAACTCCTCATCAAGAGGGCGTTCGGCCGCCAGTAG
- a CDS encoding GDSL-type esterase/lipase family protein, whose translation MEQRRIRLAAVGDELLAGLGDPRALGWFGRVMARTRPDTASVEAYSLPAPGEGTEALANRWLQEAGRRFETGFENRLVIGLSDRDLDLDLSTARSRLNLANILDGASQMSVKVLVVGPPPGLDAERNRRLADLSAAFGDVTTRRKHVFVDTFSPLLAHEQWRHDLASNAGTPGQAGYGLIAWLVLHRGWFQWLEVPAPE comes from the coding sequence GTGGAACAACGCAGAATCCGGCTAGCAGCAGTGGGCGACGAACTCCTCGCGGGGCTCGGTGATCCGCGCGCTCTCGGCTGGTTCGGGCGCGTGATGGCCCGGACCCGGCCGGATACCGCCAGTGTGGAGGCGTACAGCCTCCCGGCCCCCGGCGAGGGCACCGAGGCCCTCGCGAACCGCTGGCTGCAGGAGGCCGGCCGGCGCTTCGAGACCGGCTTCGAGAACCGCCTCGTGATCGGTCTCTCGGACCGGGACCTGGACCTCGACCTGTCCACGGCGCGGAGCCGGCTCAATCTCGCGAACATCCTCGACGGCGCCTCGCAGATGAGCGTCAAGGTGCTCGTCGTCGGTCCTCCGCCGGGTCTCGACGCGGAGCGCAACCGCCGCCTCGCCGACCTGTCGGCCGCCTTCGGTGATGTCACCACGCGCCGCAAGCACGTCTTCGTCGACACCTTCTCCCCGCTGCTCGCGCACGAGCAGTGGCGCCACGATCTGGCCTCCAACGCGGGGACCCCGGGCCAGGCCGGCTACGGGCTCATCGCCTGGCTCGTCCTGCACCGTGGCTGGTTCCAGTGGCTGGAAGTGCCGGCGCCAGAGTAG